In one Leptogranulimonas caecicola genomic region, the following are encoded:
- a CDS encoding DUF418 domain-containing protein produces the protein MSIRNPNNERSVKQRTESVSGMARKSSSSAKPVRAAAGSVTQGSGKSSSKSANRAGGAPLSKEERKEQKRIERDARDRATVVSNILLRQNPAYNKVRRVWWVGLGAGLALTAVSWLAMFIFPGASQDITSPMGMLAMVCLILAYVCIIGSFIFDWVKVRPIRRDTDATVAGLSAKRMQAIIDEDYKREEAKRLAKAERKKGSK, from the coding sequence ATGTCCATCCGCAATCCCAACAACGAGCGCTCGGTCAAGCAGCGCACCGAGAGCGTCTCCGGCATGGCGCGCAAGAGTTCCTCCAGCGCCAAGCCCGTGCGTGCTGCTGCCGGCAGTGTGACTCAGGGCTCGGGGAAGAGCAGCTCCAAGTCTGCGAACCGCGCTGGCGGCGCCCCTCTCTCCAAGGAGGAGCGCAAGGAGCAAAAGCGCATCGAGCGAGACGCCCGCGACCGCGCCACCGTGGTGAGCAACATCCTGCTGCGCCAAAACCCCGCCTACAACAAGGTGCGCCGCGTGTGGTGGGTTGGCCTGGGCGCGGGTCTCGCCCTCACTGCCGTCTCCTGGCTGGCCATGTTCATCTTCCCCGGCGCCTCCCAAGATATCACTTCGCCTATGGGCATGTTGGCCATGGTCTGCCTCATTCTGGCTTACGTGTGCATCATCGGCTCGTTCATCTTCGATTGGGTGAAGGTGCGCCCCATCCGCCGCGACACCGACGCTACGGTAGCCGGTCTCTCCGCAAAGCGCATGCAGGCCATCATCGACGAGGACTACAAGCGCGAGGAAGCCAAGCGCCTGGCCAAAGCCGAGCGCAAGAAGGGCTCCAAATAG
- a CDS encoding phosphoribosylaminoimidazolesuccinocarboxamide synthase gives MGAMEKRPDSSGKVRDIYDCGDTLLMVASDRVSAFDFILPDEIPSKGEVLTRVSAFWFDKFKDIVPNHMVSLQVEDFPEEYAPYADYLAGRAMLVKKAQPLPIECIVRGYLTGSGKKTYDEDGTVCGISLPEGLTEASKLPEPLFTPSTKAAIGDHDENISYERCVEIVGEDIASQLRDLSLKLYKAAADYAATQGIIIADTKFEFGLIDGEVVLIDEALTPDSSRFWPQEGYQEGQVQPSYDKQFVRDWLKANWDMQGEPPHLPAQIIEGTSKRYKEAFEKITGDAFVPMKEQ, from the coding sequence ATGGGGGCTATGGAGAAGCGACCGGATTCTTCGGGCAAAGTGCGCGACATTTACGACTGCGGGGACACGCTGCTTATGGTAGCCAGCGACCGCGTAAGTGCCTTCGACTTCATCTTGCCCGACGAGATCCCTTCCAAGGGCGAGGTGCTCACCCGGGTGTCGGCCTTTTGGTTTGACAAGTTCAAGGACATCGTTCCAAATCATATGGTGAGCCTCCAGGTGGAAGATTTCCCGGAGGAGTACGCGCCCTACGCAGATTACCTGGCAGGACGCGCCATGTTGGTGAAGAAGGCCCAGCCGCTGCCCATCGAGTGCATCGTGCGCGGCTACCTCACCGGCTCGGGCAAGAAGACCTACGACGAAGACGGCACCGTATGCGGCATCTCTCTGCCAGAGGGCCTCACTGAGGCCTCCAAGCTTCCCGAGCCGTTGTTCACCCCGTCCACCAAAGCGGCCATCGGCGACCATGATGAGAATATTTCTTATGAACGCTGCGTAGAGATTGTGGGCGAAGACATCGCCTCCCAACTGCGGGATTTATCGCTTAAGCTCTATAAGGCCGCGGCAGACTATGCAGCCACGCAAGGCATCATCATCGCTGACACCAAATTCGAGTTTGGCCTTATCGACGGTGAGGTGGTGCTCATCGACGAGGCACTTACGCCGGACTCCAGCCGCTTCTGGCCTCAAGAGGGTTATCAAGAAGGCCAGGTGCAGCCCAGCTATGACAAGCAGTTTGTGCGCGACTGGCTCAAGGCCAACTGGGACATGCAGGGTGAGCCCCCTCATCTGCCTGCCCAGATCATCGAAGGCACTTCGAAACGCTACAAAGAAGCGTTTGAAAAGATTACGGGCGACGCTTTTGTCCCCATGAAGGAGCAGTAA
- a CDS encoding ATP-binding cassette domain-containing protein, with product MPIVLSDVTFAYPRATKPLIHNLSLTFTIGWTCLLGDNGCGKTTLVKLAAGLLEPQQGTIQRLDYVAWCPQDPQQAPEALLDFACAYDPLARSLRSRLALQDDMPWRFAQLSCGEQKKLQVAVALWQQPDALILDEPTNHIDHQARRQLLEVLQQFKGTGILVSHDRQLLDLLGNRCACFEQGRVILRPGNSSVVRAQMELERRSAAHERQSATRELNRLAAEKLQRSHQAAAAASKRSKRGLDPKDHDGRARIGLAIVSGQDGAAGRRSSAMDARLKRAQERKAAAQVSKRYDGNLWVEMEVHPRPVLLRCGATSIACGEDELAVPDLYVGHHDHVGMVGPNGSGKSTLVRWLLTQAPQDVRVLYVPQEVDEEGTRKLLERLAELSAAERGQVLSVVAQLNSEPERILEGGSLSPGEARKLIIALGMLEKPQLLVLDEPTNHLDLHSVEALERALADFPGALLAVSHDYAFLDACCEMRWRVEGGAVRVKA from the coding sequence ATGCCTATCGTTTTATCTGACGTGACGTTTGCCTATCCCCGCGCCACCAAGCCCCTCATTCACAATCTATCTCTCACCTTCACCATCGGCTGGACCTGCCTCTTAGGCGACAACGGCTGCGGCAAAACCACGCTGGTAAAGCTCGCCGCAGGGCTGCTGGAGCCGCAGCAGGGCACCATTCAGCGCTTGGATTATGTGGCCTGGTGCCCTCAGGATCCCCAGCAGGCACCAGAGGCTCTCCTCGATTTCGCCTGCGCCTACGACCCCCTCGCCCGGAGCCTCCGCTCCCGCCTGGCCCTTCAAGACGACATGCCTTGGCGCTTCGCCCAGCTTTCCTGCGGCGAACAAAAGAAGCTCCAGGTAGCCGTCGCGCTTTGGCAACAACCCGACGCCCTCATCCTCGACGAGCCCACCAACCACATCGACCACCAGGCGCGCCGACAGCTGCTGGAAGTGCTTCAACAATTCAAGGGCACGGGTATCCTGGTGAGCCACGACCGCCAGTTGCTGGATCTTCTCGGCAACCGATGCGCTTGCTTCGAGCAGGGTCGCGTAATCTTGCGACCGGGAAACTCCTCGGTGGTGAGGGCACAGATGGAGCTAGAGCGGCGCAGTGCGGCGCATGAGCGGCAGTCGGCCACTCGGGAGCTGAATCGTCTTGCTGCCGAGAAACTCCAACGCTCCCACCAAGCAGCTGCCGCAGCGTCGAAACGCTCCAAACGCGGGCTGGACCCCAAGGATCACGATGGGCGGGCGCGCATTGGGCTGGCGATTGTCTCGGGACAGGACGGGGCTGCCGGGCGGCGGTCCAGTGCGATGGACGCTCGGCTGAAGAGGGCTCAGGAGCGCAAAGCTGCAGCTCAGGTGAGTAAGCGCTACGACGGCAACCTTTGGGTGGAGATGGAGGTGCATCCGCGCCCAGTGTTGCTTCGTTGTGGAGCGACGTCTATTGCGTGCGGCGAGGACGAGCTGGCGGTGCCTGACCTGTACGTAGGACATCACGACCATGTGGGCATGGTGGGACCGAATGGCTCGGGGAAGAGCACGTTGGTGAGATGGCTTCTGACACAGGCACCCCAGGATGTGCGAGTGCTTTATGTGCCTCAGGAGGTGGATGAAGAGGGTACTCGGAAGCTGCTGGAGCGCTTAGCCGAGCTGAGTGCAGCCGAACGCGGGCAAGTGCTCTCGGTGGTGGCACAACTTAATTCTGAGCCGGAGCGCATTTTGGAAGGGGGATCGTTGAGTCCCGGCGAGGCCCGCAAGTTGATAATCGCATTGGGCATGCTTGAGAAGCCGCAGCTACTGGTGCTGGATGAGCCAACAAATCATCTGGATTTGCATTCGGTAGAAGCGCTGGAGCGCGCACTGGCCGACTTCCCTGGCGCACTGCTTGCTGTAAGCCACGATTACGCATTCTTGGACGCTTGCTGCGAAATGCGATGGCGAGTTGAGGGTGGAGCCGTGAGGGTGAAAGCGTGA
- a CDS encoding sensor histidine kinase yields MTPPVARDSNYTTQETEQPHRSPLASEEGSEGAAWSTSRAHNGSTQSFSSKLILAFALTAVMTAALLVVVLSVVWEGQFQSYTRENMKRTADNTALLLGRTYEEVGGWGQETLDTAQAASSQVSDVGIQLVSSKGIILYDDTWPAGGNFGDGEVEPSVSLAPAQAGSVVSAPVMANGSQVGTVRVWALGSDALLTKSDTVFRKNSYGAIVAAACAAIPLACIMGVFISRSLTRPIKRISNTAKAISNGDLTARTGVTGDDDLGQLGETFDDMANTMERDFKMEHRLTSDVAHELRTPLMAMLVNVEAMQDGVLPADDEHLGLVASEVRRLSRLVDAMLRLSRIENGTTAVKLEPTDVGQLVHGLVESQEGLFKDQDLTLTYEQRASSQELTIAADPDMLKQAVINLMSNAMRYTPEGGHVFVQVGREGQDITISVADTGIGIAEEDLSRVFSRFWRSDASRERVSGGLGVGLSLVKEIVSKHNGFIEVKSELGRGSVFTVHLPAEQPRNSRTRSSKE; encoded by the coding sequence GTGACGCCACCGGTTGCACGGGACTCCAACTACACAACTCAAGAGACTGAGCAGCCCCACCGTTCCCCTCTCGCATCGGAGGAGGGGAGCGAGGGCGCTGCTTGGTCCACCTCTCGAGCGCACAACGGCTCTACCCAGTCGTTTTCTTCCAAGCTCATCCTGGCCTTCGCTCTCACTGCGGTGATGACCGCAGCCCTGTTGGTGGTAGTGCTGTCCGTGGTGTGGGAAGGCCAGTTCCAAAGCTACACCCGCGAGAACATGAAGCGCACCGCAGACAACACGGCGCTGCTGTTGGGCCGCACCTATGAGGAGGTCGGCGGATGGGGCCAGGAGACCCTGGATACCGCTCAGGCGGCCAGCTCCCAGGTCTCTGACGTGGGCATTCAGCTGGTGAGCTCCAAGGGCATCATCCTCTATGACGACACCTGGCCTGCCGGCGGCAACTTTGGCGACGGTGAGGTGGAGCCTTCGGTGTCGTTGGCGCCTGCTCAGGCAGGCTCGGTGGTGAGCGCCCCGGTGATGGCCAATGGCAGCCAGGTGGGCACCGTGCGCGTCTGGGCTTTGGGCTCAGACGCCCTACTCACCAAGAGCGACACCGTGTTTCGCAAGAATTCCTATGGCGCCATCGTGGCCGCTGCCTGCGCAGCCATCCCGCTGGCATGCATCATGGGCGTGTTCATCTCGCGCTCGCTCACCCGCCCCATCAAGCGTATCTCCAACACCGCCAAAGCCATCTCCAACGGAGACCTCACCGCGCGCACCGGCGTCACCGGCGACGATGACTTGGGCCAGCTGGGCGAGACTTTCGACGACATGGCCAACACCATGGAGCGCGACTTCAAGATGGAGCATCGCCTCACCTCCGATGTGGCTCATGAGCTGCGCACGCCCCTTATGGCCATGCTGGTAAACGTCGAGGCCATGCAAGACGGCGTGCTGCCTGCAGACGACGAGCACCTGGGCCTGGTGGCCAGCGAGGTGCGTCGCCTGTCGCGCCTGGTAGACGCCATGCTGCGCCTGTCGCGCATCGAGAACGGCACCACGGCGGTAAAGCTCGAGCCCACCGATGTGGGCCAGCTGGTCCACGGTCTGGTGGAGAGCCAGGAAGGCCTCTTCAAAGACCAGGACCTCACCCTTACCTACGAGCAGCGCGCCTCTTCCCAAGAGCTCACTATCGCTGCCGACCCCGACATGCTCAAGCAGGCCGTTATCAATCTTATGAGCAATGCCATGCGCTACACACCCGAGGGCGGCCACGTCTTTGTACAGGTGGGCCGCGAGGGCCAAGACATCACCATCTCGGTAGCAGACACCGGCATCGGCATTGCCGAGGAGGACCTGTCCCGCGTATTCTCGCGTTTTTGGCGCTCGGACGCCAGCCGCGAGCGCGTCTCGGGCGGCCTGGGCGTGGGACTGTCGCTGGTAAAGGAGATCGTGTCCAAGCACAACGGCTTCATCGAGGTGAAGTCCGAGCTGGGACGCGGTTCCGTCTTCACCGTCCACCTGCCTGCAGAGCAGCCCCGCAACAGCCGCACTCGCTCCTCCAAAGAGTAA
- the pknB gene encoding Stk1 family PASTA domain-containing Ser/Thr kinase: MPERVLGGRYRVQGKIGIGGMATVYRGTDEVLGRTVAIKTMLPQYAADPSFAARFKQEAQAAAALQSPYIVGIFDWGKDGDTYYIIMEYLRGTDLKSGIRTHGALDSRKVAQIGSQICQALSVAHKHDIIHRDIKPQNIMVQPDGNIKVMDFGIARAKNSHLTADNSVLGTAHYVSPEQTKGQPLGPTSDIYSLGIVMYEAACGKVPFDGDDAISVALKQVNEQPVPPSQVNPNVDPQLEAIILKCLMKDPAQRFQTADELRRALTDYLAGRVVAISNNATTMLPAAATTRLNKGGQGTQQMNRVAPDSKSGDTRIQASMGRNVTPVDDEGPSKGKRVGIILGVIAAIAILGVALWFLFGQQAGDRSVPNYITMSQDDATKAIKDSDFFQVGTISESYDDNAAEGTVMAQDPESGSMRPKGTRINLTVSKGKRPAQEVTVPDLSNMTPDQAEEALTKLGLVGKAGDSVSDNSIEAGHVARQSPAAGTSAKEGDTVTYNLSKGAESKSVPDVTGYTQESATSTLENAGFIVSVGNSTASDTVPAGSVISYTPSGNQPTGTTISLTISTGRKSVDVPNVDGLNFEEAQSTLENAGLRYNTRWQASTSVAKGQVISHSPSGSQPTGTTVTIIVSAGPDTSSQQPTSPGNAGNNGGTDGTNSED, from the coding sequence ATGCCAGAGAGGGTCCTCGGCGGACGCTACCGGGTCCAAGGCAAGATTGGCATCGGCGGAATGGCCACGGTGTACCGCGGCACTGACGAGGTACTGGGGCGCACAGTCGCCATCAAAACCATGTTGCCGCAGTACGCGGCCGACCCCTCCTTCGCCGCCCGCTTCAAGCAGGAGGCCCAGGCGGCCGCCGCGCTTCAGAGCCCCTACATCGTGGGCATCTTCGACTGGGGCAAGGACGGCGACACCTACTACATCATCATGGAGTACCTGCGCGGCACCGACCTCAAGAGCGGCATCCGCACCCACGGCGCCTTGGACTCCCGCAAGGTGGCCCAGATCGGCTCCCAGATTTGCCAGGCGCTCTCGGTGGCCCACAAGCACGACATCATCCACCGTGACATCAAGCCTCAAAACATCATGGTGCAGCCGGACGGCAACATCAAAGTCATGGACTTTGGCATCGCCCGAGCAAAGAACAGCCACCTTACCGCCGACAACTCCGTCCTTGGCACCGCTCACTACGTCTCTCCCGAGCAAACCAAGGGCCAGCCCCTAGGCCCCACCTCCGACATCTACAGCCTGGGCATCGTCATGTACGAGGCTGCCTGCGGCAAGGTGCCCTTCGACGGCGACGACGCCATCTCTGTGGCCTTGAAGCAGGTCAACGAGCAGCCTGTGCCGCCCTCCCAGGTGAACCCCAACGTGGACCCCCAGCTTGAGGCCATCATCCTCAAGTGCCTCATGAAAGATCCCGCCCAGCGCTTCCAGACGGCGGACGAGCTGCGCCGCGCCCTCACCGACTACCTTGCCGGCCGCGTGGTAGCCATCTCCAACAACGCCACCACCATGCTGCCTGCGGCAGCCACCACACGCCTCAACAAAGGCGGCCAGGGCACCCAGCAGATGAACCGGGTGGCTCCCGACTCCAAGTCCGGCGACACCCGCATACAGGCCTCTATGGGCCGCAACGTGACCCCCGTGGATGACGAGGGCCCCTCCAAAGGCAAGCGCGTGGGCATCATCCTAGGGGTGATCGCCGCCATCGCCATCCTAGGCGTGGCCCTCTGGTTCCTCTTTGGGCAGCAAGCCGGCGATCGCAGCGTGCCCAACTACATCACCATGAGCCAGGATGACGCCACCAAGGCCATCAAAGACTCTGACTTCTTCCAGGTGGGCACCATCTCCGAGTCCTACGACGACAACGCCGCCGAAGGCACCGTCATGGCCCAGGACCCTGAGAGCGGCTCCATGCGCCCCAAGGGGACGCGTATCAACCTCACCGTCTCCAAGGGCAAGCGGCCCGCCCAAGAAGTGACGGTGCCCGACCTCTCCAACATGACCCCCGACCAGGCAGAGGAAGCCCTCACCAAGCTGGGTCTTGTGGGCAAAGCCGGAGACTCCGTGTCCGACAACTCCATCGAAGCCGGCCACGTAGCCCGCCAGAGCCCCGCTGCCGGCACCAGCGCCAAAGAGGGTGACACGGTGACCTACAACCTCTCCAAGGGCGCCGAATCCAAGAGCGTCCCCGACGTCACCGGGTACACCCAGGAAAGCGCCACCTCCACGCTGGAGAACGCAGGCTTCATCGTCTCTGTAGGCAACAGCACCGCCAGCGACACCGTGCCTGCCGGCTCCGTCATCAGCTACACGCCTTCTGGCAACCAGCCCACCGGCACCACCATCTCGCTCACCATCTCCACCGGCCGCAAGTCTGTGGATGTGCCCAACGTGGATGGCTTGAACTTCGAGGAGGCCCAGAGCACCCTGGAAAACGCCGGCCTGCGCTACAACACCCGCTGGCAAGCAAGCACCAGCGTGGCTAAAGGCCAGGTCATTAGCCACTCGCCCTCTGGCTCGCAGCCCACCGGCACCACAGTGACCATCATTGTGTCCGCCGGCCCCGACACCTCCTCCCAACAACCGACTAGCCCTGGCAACGCTGGCAACAACGGAGGTACCGACGGAACGAACAGCGAGGATTAG